In the Cylindrospermopsis raciborskii Cr2010 genome, GTTCCAAAGTGACCACCAAAATAAATTGGCTAGTTATATTTCCCAGTTATGGAATGCAACAAGTCCAGCATTCGCTGAAGAAAAATCGGTCTTTTCAGCATTAGATTTAGCACAAAAACTACTCACTAAAAATCAAGTAAATGCTGTTTTAATAGCAGCAATAGATTGGGATCACAAAAATTCTGAAAATTTTGAGACTCATACAGGTCAACAGACTCTCAGCTATGACCAAAATGCTACTAAGACTTTGTCAGGAGAAGGAATAGCAACAATAATTTTGCAACTGGAAGAAACGGCCAAACAACAAAATTCTCACATTTATGCAGTAATTGATGCTGTCAGTATGGTGGATCAGTATCCAGACCAAGCACAAGCAGTTACCCGCTGTTGTCAAGCAGCTTTTGAGATAGCAGAAGTTACAGCTCAAGATATTGGTTATATAGAAGTTCATGCTAGTAGTATTGGGGAACAAGATGATGCGGAAGTTCAAGGTTTAATCACTGCTTACAAAACTCAAAAGTCTAATTTAACCTGTGCTTTAGGTAGTGTGAAGACTAATATTGGTGACACTCATATTGCATCAGGAATGATGAGTTTGATTAAAACTGCACTTTGTTTATATCATCGTTATATCCCAGCTGTTCCCCAATGGACTGGTGTGAAGAAATTAGATATTTGGCATGACACTCCTTTTTATTTTGCCACCCAATCCAAACCCTGGTTTTTAGAAATAAACACCTCTAAAAGAATAGCTGCTATTAACAGCATAGAAACTGACAGGAATATACATATAATTCTGTCAGAAACAAGCAGTGAACAAGAACGGAGTAGTAAATATTTGGCCCAAATGCCTTATTATCTATTTCCCATAGGTGGTGAAAATCAGTCCTCTCTGCTAGAAAAAATGATGAAATTGCAAGATTATCTAAAGCAAAATCATTCTTCTCTATCTCACCTAGCAAGGCAAACATTTCAAGAATTTCAAAATTACCAAAGATCCCAAAATACATACGCCATAAAAAACTATATTGTCGCAATTCTCGGCAGAAATTTAGAAGAATTAATCCAAGAAATAGACAGAGGTATTGAAGGAATAAAAGGTGCATTTGCTACTGGAAAAGATTGGCAAACTCCCCTAGGTAGTTATTTCACAATTAATCCCCTGGCCAAAAAAGGTAAAATAGCCTATGTTTATTCTGGCTCATTTACATCTTATATAGGATTAGGAAGAAGTCTGTTTCGACTATTCCCTAAAATTTACGATGACCGAGTAATTAATAATGTGTATGAACGGGTAGCTAACATCGAAAAAATTCTTTATCCTCGCACCATCAATAAGGTGACCAGTAGAGAATTAGAAGCCATAGAACAGCAACTAATAGATGACCCGGTAGCCATGCTAGAATCGGAGGTTGGCTTTGCTGGATTAATTACCGCAATTTTTAAAAACTATTTTCATCTCCAACCTCAGTGTGCTTTTGGTTATAGTCTGGGTGAAACTAGTATGATGTTAGCGCAAGGTATTTGGACTAGTTTTAAAAAAACCAGTGATTATTTAAATGCTTCCCCCCTATTTAAGACCGAACTTTCTGGACCAAAAAATGCTGTTCGTCAAGCTTGGGCATTACCCCTAGATGATAATAACAAGAATCAAGATTTTTGGGGTAACTATATTGTTCTTTGTCCAGTTTCTCAGGTGAAAGAAGCAATCAAAGATGAAAATCGGGTTTATATTACTTTGATTAATACACCAGATGAAGTAGTCATTGCTGGAGAAAAACAAGCCTGTCAAAGGGTGATTGAAAAACTTCAGTGTGATGCTTTTCCTGCGCCCATTGATCATGTCATTCATTGTCCACCCATGCGATCGCAGTATGGAGAACTAGTGAAAATGAACACTTTGCCAATTCAACATATTCCGGGGATAACCTTTTACTCTGGTGCTAATTATGAACCATTTACCATAGACAGTGAAATTATTGGGAATAACATAGCAAAAAATCTTTGTTACCAACTGGATTTTCCTCGGTTAATTAACCGGGTTTATGATGACAACATTAGAATATTTATCGAAGTAGGGGTTGGTGGTAACTGTTCAAGATGGATTAGTTCAACCCTGAAGGAAAAAGAACATCTTGCTGTCTCTTTAAACAGAAGAGGTGTGGAAGACCACACTTCAATTGTGAGAGCTTTAGGTAGATTAGTTAGTCATCAAGTTTCCTTAGACCTATCACCTTTATATGGTCTGACTAATATAGAACAGGTCAATTCTTATTCACCAACCCAATGGGATAAGAATCATGCTGTAAATTTACCAAAGTCGGCAAAAATCTTCAAGTCTATTCTCCCCTATTCTTTGCAGTCTCAGTATAAAAAATTGAGTCAGAATCATGCAATGATAAATCAAGCCCATAGCCTTTTATTAAAATCTCGGCAAGTAGCATTCCAGCAAATGAGTTCTTTGATTGGGCAAAAAATAGAGGTTTATCAATGGAAAATTGACCAAGCTAATAGAATTAAATAGGATCTATATCAAACAAGGGGGAGGAGTGGGTGGGAAGTATTAGCTCAATATTCTCCTGCTCGCAGGTTTCCCCAATCACTTACATCACTTACAACAAAGGTTTTCCACAATGTTAGTCAGAGAAAATATCATCAATCTAGACATTAATCGAGATAATTATCTGAGAGTTTCTAATTTATTTATTAATCATCTTATTAACCATCGCCCATGGCAAGGTGATTTTAATACGGTTGCATTCGACGCAAAAGAAATCAAATCAAAGTTGAGACTCTTAGAAAAACCTTGTTATGTAGTCAGACATGAAAATAAAATCGGTATTACCAATGAAGAAAGTGTATCTGGGGGTAGCACCCAGCTAGAAATGTTAATGACAGTTCCTTCCCTAACAACTGCACAACTAGGGGATGAAAATTTTCTCAAGTCTTATGGTGTAAAATATGCTTATATGACTGGAGCAATGGCCCAGGGAATAGCATCAGAAGAAATGGTAATTGCATTGGGGAGAGCGGGAATTTTAAGCGTATTTGGTGCAGGTGGTTTATCTCCCTCTCGTGTGGAAAAAGCCATTGCTAAAATTCAACATTCCCTAAATAAAAAACCTTACGGTTTTAACTTACTCCATAGTCCTAGTGAACCAGCAATAGAACGACATAGCGTAGATTTGTACCTAAAACACCATGTGAAAGTAGTTGAAGCATCAGCCTTTTTAGATTTAACTGACAACATAGTTTATTATCGAGCTGCGGGATTGAGTTTAAATTCAGCCAATGAAATTGAAATCCGAAATAAAGTTATTGCTAAAATTTCCCGTCAAGAGGTAGCAGCAAAATTTTTACATCCTGCTCCCACTCAAATTCTCAAACAACTAGTAGCACAAGGTTTAATTAGTGAACTACAAGCTAATCTTGCCAGTCAAATTCCTATGGCCGATGATATCACGGTAGAAGCTGATTCGGGAGGACATACGGATAATCGTCCCCTAATTTGTTTATTACCTTCTATCTTGGAACTAAGAAATGAAATTCAAAATCAATACAATTATAAACATCCAGTAAGAATTGGCGTAGCTGGGGGAATTTCCACACCTAAATCAGCTCTAGCTGCTTTTATTATGG is a window encoding:
- a CDS encoding PfaB family protein, encoding MQELIENLFQKMAIVGLDCLVSGSQELDSFERSIYEGKQNFTPINYNLEPSWKIPLPQIENLSPPQKLMLKVAENTLKTANLSQETQIAVILVSRFQSDHQNKLASYISQLWNATSPAFAEEKSVFSALDLAQKLLTKNQVNAVLIAAIDWDHKNSENFETHTGQQTLSYDQNATKTLSGEGIATIILQLEETAKQQNSHIYAVIDAVSMVDQYPDQAQAVTRCCQAAFEIAEVTAQDIGYIEVHASSIGEQDDAEVQGLITAYKTQKSNLTCALGSVKTNIGDTHIASGMMSLIKTALCLYHRYIPAVPQWTGVKKLDIWHDTPFYFATQSKPWFLEINTSKRIAAINSIETDRNIHIILSETSSEQERSSKYLAQMPYYLFPIGGENQSSLLEKMMKLQDYLKQNHSSLSHLARQTFQEFQNYQRSQNTYAIKNYIVAILGRNLEELIQEIDRGIEGIKGAFATGKDWQTPLGSYFTINPLAKKGKIAYVYSGSFTSYIGLGRSLFRLFPKIYDDRVINNVYERVANIEKILYPRTINKVTSRELEAIEQQLIDDPVAMLESEVGFAGLITAIFKNYFHLQPQCAFGYSLGETSMMLAQGIWTSFKKTSDYLNASPLFKTELSGPKNAVRQAWALPLDDNNKNQDFWGNYIVLCPVSQVKEAIKDENRVYITLINTPDEVVIAGEKQACQRVIEKLQCDAFPAPIDHVIHCPPMRSQYGELVKMNTLPIQHIPGITFYSGANYEPFTIDSEIIGNNIAKNLCYQLDFPRLINRVYDDNIRIFIEVGVGGNCSRWISSTLKEKEHLAVSLNRRGVEDHTSIVRALGRLVSHQVSLDLSPLYGLTNIEQVNSYSPTQWDKNHAVNLPKSAKIFKSILPYSLQSQYKKLSQNHAMINQAHSLLLKSRQVAFQQMSSLIGQKIEVYQWKIDQANRIK
- a CDS encoding PfaD family polyunsaturated fatty acid/polyketide biosynthesis protein is translated as MLVRENIINLDINRDNYLRVSNLFINHLINHRPWQGDFNTVAFDAKEIKSKLRLLEKPCYVVRHENKIGITNEESVSGGSTQLEMLMTVPSLTTAQLGDENFLKSYGVKYAYMTGAMAQGIASEEMVIALGRAGILSVFGAGGLSPSRVEKAIAKIQHSLNKKPYGFNLLHSPSEPAIERHSVDLYLKHHVKVVEASAFLDLTDNIVYYRAAGLSLNSANEIEIRNKVIAKISRQEVAAKFLHPAPTQILKQLVAQGLISELQANLASQIPMADDITVEADSGGHTDNRPLICLLPSILELRNEIQNQYNYKHPVRIGVAGGISTPKSALAAFIMGAAYVVTGSINQSCIEAGTSAHTKQLLAQAQMADVMMAPAADMFEMGVKLQVLKRGTLFPLRAQKLYELYKTYQSIEEIPDSERDKLEKQVFKKSWQEVWQETINYLSQRNPEKLTKAANNPKLKMALIFRWYLGLSSRWSNTGEKGREIDYQIWCGPAMGSFNDWVRGSYLAETQKRQVVEVANHIMTGAAFLYRVQNLKIQGLQIPNEYTQYIPEKL